The genomic DNA CATGAAAGCAACAATATATGTCAGTGCCTTCATCTGCCACTGTTTTCATTTTCAGACTTGGAATATATGGGCTTCGAAATATAGATTTTCTCACAGAAACGCAAACCAAACCAGCCAGCAAAGGATATCTAACAGTGAAAGACAATGAGTTTGTCAATATTATCTACCATCAGCCAACAACGCCACTTCACGTGGACCTTGAATGGGATGTAAGACGGCCTTAAAATTATCAAATGTTCAAAACTGACGATAAACACCAGGCCCTGAAAATCTCACGCCTCAACTGTCACACCGAATCAAATTTCGGACATGACTTTCTATGGGTGAGCCCACTGCAGTGGGCTCAACTATATCCTCCCTCTGCTGACTCATTTTATAATTGGCCGCGACATTACGATTTCACACGACATTCCCAGAGATTCATGGCATATATTCCACTACATAAGGATAGATTCAGCTTGTACGGTCTCACTGCGTTCTGCTCCAATATGGGGCTTGTTGGCCTGGGCACTCATTTTTGCTCTCGGTCACACTCGCCCAAGACATACTGGTATGGAGAACAAAAGGGCTGTCCTGTTCATGTCCAATTGGAAAATTCAGAAACTTTAAGCCTGCTTACAGTCTTCTGGCACCGGGATGACCATCTGGCGAAACCTTATCTCATTGTATGTTCAATACACATGCCGCAAATTCGTACTAATTAGAGATCTAGGTCACAACAAGCAAGCAGAGAACGTTTACTCTTGGACCATGTTTTGCACCTCCTAAGATCGACACAAAGAATGTGTTTAGTGAGAGCGGTGGTGATATCTTAGGCCTGTATTATGACAAATCACTAGGCATAACCAGTTTTACTAGCATGGGTACTGTCTGTCGCCCACGTGAATCTTCTTCAAGCCGAACACCCAATCATTCCGCACCAATAACACGCCACTCTGACATGATATATCTTTTGCATACTTCCCCATTTGGCGGCTTTGCCTCCCAAGCCTCTTTGAAGAATGTCATAAGCCTGAAAGCTTGCTATGTGGGATCTAGATGCAAGGGTATGCTGCTTGTTTACAAAGGGGATACCACATGCACTTTGGGTCAATGGTATGAAAATACACAAGCTCAGCCTGATGTACAGGAAATCTATTTTCAGCATGACAATGTGCTGAGGTTCCACCTGATGCAAGGAAAGGGTAACAAGCAATTTCTAGCACGGGTTGAATCCTTGCCCAAGGTCTTTCCCTTAGATACAAGTGATAAGTGCATAGATATGGTGTATGGTGTGAGTGCACATGTTGCCATTCTATTTTGGCTCAGCTAACCTGGCTAGGATGATATCGTTTGGCTGTTTTCGGAGTACTCCGACATCATCTTCCGTGGGTCAGAAGTCATTAGCACATGCAACACTGATAGGAGATCATCAAGTGCTTTTCCTATGGTTATTTCCGGGTTTTAGGGTAATAGTAAATCTTGATTTAAGCCAGTTCCTTGGCGACTTCGGAAGTTTTATGACTATAGTATGAGCTGTTTCGTTACCATATGCTGTCTTCCATTGCTTATATGGCTCGCTTCTTTATTCAAGACAGGTCTCCTGTTCTTACATACAAAATCACTGGTCCTTCATGACTTATCATCCTCGCTTTCTGTCTCTGACTCGGACCAATCAACCAGTTTGCCAAATTGTTTGATTCGATTGGCTGATATGCCCTTTTTCTCATAGACATTCCTCAGCTGCCTCAGCACATTCAACCGCGGTTCTTCAAGATGCTGCAACAATTGTTCCAATTTCTTGACGTCTTCGCATTCGCTGCCTTGAAAGGGCCACGTGATTCGAGTGGGTTGGGGTATGGGGTATGTTGcttcgatattttctgtCTGCTGTTCTTTGATGTCATGCTGCTTTGGAATTTTGCTTCCGTGGTGGCCATAGTTCACCTCGGTGAGAAGGTTGGCATTGATGACGggctttttctcttctgtgTGGAGGTATTCAATGGAGGTGTCTGACTGATCGTCTGCACTGATGTATGTCGTACGCGGTTGGTAGCCGCCCTTGAAAATAACTTCATTCTCATCCTCGGGCTCCATCTTTGGCGTCTTGGAGACCAACTACCTAGAAGGAGATGATATCCAAAATAGTGGCATTAAGCtcggaagaggaaaaaacGAGTTTCTTTTTTCACGGAAAATGAAACATGAACACTCGCCTGCTGTATAGTATGTTTTATTACTTTGGCCTGTTTGGCGCAGGAAATTCACTGAGCCTCGCTTAAACCCCGCGCGCACGCTAGATAGCTCGTCACCGGCAAGctttcctctttcctttttttcccccTCATCAATCTCATCGCTTCAACTAACAACAACCGTCCCGGCCAATGGATGTTATTGCCCATGATGGTCACACCCACGCATCTGCTGACAGACACCTTTTTCTATGCTATTGGAAATACTCCTGCCGTCAATCTCACTAGCTCAGTGCCTCCTGATCAAGATGCAGATATATTGCTTCTGGGATGTGGTGATGTGCGGAATATCCTCTTCTCTATTTATATGGGCATGGGGAACGGTACGTTCTATACACTTAGGCCAAGGTAAAACTTCTAATAGGAATTAGGTCGCAGGATTGATTTTACGTGTTGTGATATTCAGCCTGAAATCATAGGTAGGTGTCACGCTGTACCTGCATGGTGGGGATGGACTGACTAGATGACTATAGCTCGAAATATCATACTTTTCACACTAATACTTGATGATACTGGAGGCGACAATGTTGAGCGGATATGGAACATCTATTACCATGTTATTGTTGATGATGCTTCCTTAAATACCCTTCGGAAGCAAGCCTCAAAACTTCTCAAGGAAGCAGCCACAGCTACAGAATGGAACAAGACAAGGTATGGCGCTATTCTTCGATTTTGTGATAGCTACACCTTCTCCCAGGTCTTGAAACTCTGGAAGTTTTATGCTCTCCAACCGTCGCATGGGCAATCATTTAAAAAACAACAGGAGAAGCTTCGCAATAGTACTAAAAAAGCGAATGAGATCCAGAGAGACATAGTGGGAGACAAGCTGGTTTACACCGGTCTTCTATCGGCAGCTCCTCAGATGAATTTTGTTGCTATGAAGGACGTCGCCAATTCATACAAAACATTTTGGAGGACCGGGTCATCAAAATTGAACCAAGCAAGAACACGGGCGAATCGCAACCCCATGTTCGGGACTACCGACTCCCGCCACATTTTGCACTACGGAACGGATCCTGTCATTGGGTATCACCTTTCCACGGCATATGCTGAGCTATCAGAAGACTCTCCCTTGAAGACCGATGCGAGCAAAGCCAAGAAAATGGGTACCTGCTTTAGCATGGCCTTTGAGCAATTCCGCGCATTCACCAAGGCGCTCCGAAAGTCGGCATCATATTTAACTCTACGCTTCGTCATCACAGATGCCATGGCCCTCTGTCACACTTTTCAACATATGCAAATCCATGAAAGCAGCAATTCTGCCGGGTGGTATCGAAGTTTTCGGACATGGCAGCCCCTGGTCCTTGATAACAGGGACTACTTCGCGGAGGGTACTAACACCGTTGCCCCTTTGTCATTTGACGTTATAGACACATCCAATCTGATGGACCACTTGGGCTGCTTGAACTTGCTTACTGCGGCCGGCGCTCTTTTGAAACAAATACCAACGTCTACCTTGTCAACTGAAGTATTGGTGCCGCGCGAAGTGAACATGGACGAATTTAAGAAAAATCTCTTGTTTGGAGATATCCCAACAGTTGCCCTATTGCTGTCCCTTAATCCAGTGGAGAATTGGACGGGAGCAACTTCTCGAGCTGGCTCTCCCACAAGGCAGTCACAGTTCATACTACACTGGAAAAGCACGGCAATTTACGACAAGGAAACCGCAAACCCGTCCCTCTCATTTGAATCTAAAGAGCTTGCCGGGTTTCTGTTTCAAGTCTACAAAAGAATGTTCAGTAATGAAAACCCGACAGGATGGCTCAGTGGTATTCAAGATAGATTGCAGAGACAGGCATACGCCCATTACACAAGGTCAAGTTTTGTCGCGATTCTTAGCCTTATACGTCGTCGAAACATggttgtgtgggatgatttCATGCGTGAGCTTTACAATCTGATTCTAAACGATCCGTCTATCAAATTTGGTGCAAGCTATGTAGCAGAGATGATTGCTTATTTGGATGTTTTGGGGTTGCGTCCTATGCCTGATACGGAGCTCCCTTCGCGATTGGCTGTCAATAGCCCTCAGTGTCCGCTACAGCATTGGGAACATGTGCCTTCATCACTGTGCGTCACAATGATTATTCCACGTGAGAAGTTGCGACTATTCGAGAGAGCATCAAGCAAGGGTGGACCGGTTGTACAGATGGTTTTACGAGACATGGAAATGGACGTTCAGAGTTTCTACCTGAACATTCAGGCTGGCTTTGGACATCTGAGAGTGCTTGGGGAAAGATATTCTGAGGATCTTGCATTGGAGATTGAGGAAGACAGGCGAAATTGGGATGGCACTGCCCCCATGATCGTATCTGCCGTGGTCCCGTCGTGGGTGGTTCTGCAGAAGGTTGACCTATCGACCGAGGTCATCTTCGCTCTTAATCAAAGCCTTTACTCGTTCGCCGCGTTTGGTAATAAGCTGGGCTTGGAACTCGCTATAAGCAAGTCAACTCTTGCCAGTGAAGATGTTTATATCACCAAGAACCGCCCGAATATGTCTACACATGTGTCTTTCTCGGGAATCAGTTCCAGTCCATCTGTAGAGGATGTTAAGCATTTCTCAACAACATCATCTGAGTCTGACAAGGAAGAAACGCAAACCCAGTTCCACGCACGACTGACCACCGACCAGTCAAAGCTGGAAAGTATAATGGCGCATATTGATATCCTTCCAGGACAGTTACAGAATGTGCTGCAATCAGGAGCTGGTGTAAAAGCTATACAATCCTCCTTATTTGAGGTTTCCATCTCATTCGACACGGGGACCCTAATCAAGAAAGTGCAATTTCCCACACCAATCTCTATGAATGGAAGCAAGACTCTGGTTGCACAAAAGCCATCATACGTTGAGTTTATCGCGCCCGTGCCGCCTCAGAAGGAGATTTCTGACCGTCCCGACAGTTTGTATCCCATGGTCCATGGGAGAACATTTGTCGAGCTTCGCACACCGCACTATGTGTCACTTGACAGGCTACCGATTCTCAGTCGCATGAATGCAGCTGGGATGTCATGGTTGCTTCCACATCTATCGAGTATGTTTTCCCTTAGTGGGCATGATACGCAAGAGACCCAAGTGAAATCTGGATCAAAAAGTGGAGATGTGCGCGTGAATTTCAAAGACTCGCTTTTAGCATTATTTTCATGCTCTACAGGTATGAATGGAGTCCGACGTCATGATGTTCTGGCATTGAATAGTCCAGAGGAGGGAGGAGTCCACATGCTCATTTTCGTGTCTTCTCTTCGCCTGGACATGTCCTGTCAGCATGTCGTCCTAGACGTTGCCGTCCTTCCGCTTTCATTGGATACCATTCCAAAAATGGTACCACTACTCAACACGGTTAAACAACGGGGCTTCTTATCCATTACAGTAGATAAAAGCGAACTCCTCCAATGGAAACATGCATTGCCGGCCATGGTCGAACGCTGTCGTGATTGGAACCATAAGCCGTCTTGCGAATACCTAACAAGCGGCAAAATCCCTGTCTCTGTTGAATTTGGACAACAGCCACTCTGTTCTTGTGGGAAAGGCAGGTTCCCTCGCAGCTACAAGACCGCTTTACCTGGTATCTGGAAAGAAATGTCAAAGCACGCCGTGAGAGCGGCCATTGCACCAGTTTTCCCATATCCTTCATTAAGCACTAATTCGAGCTCAACAAACCAGATGAATAGAGTGAGAGGCAAATTTCAGGGGTTGTTAATGGCGTTGCTCAAACGCTTGAGGCGTTGAGATTGAATCTTCCCAATGTGATAAGCGGAAGACTCATTTCTTCAATGCGGGGCATGGTGCTGGAAACTGAATTGGGGTCATATCCTGCGGAAGAGTTACTGGCGTCTTTAGATGAGAGATGAGATATAGGACATAGCTTATTGATTCACAAAGGACCATTTATTGTCCATGTCATGGCCAAGTTAGGAAATTCAATGTACGATCTGAATGCATGGGATATCTCAGATTAAAGAGATTCCTACAAGACATCTATGAGAGATATAAACAGACGAGGCAGATTAATAAAGCCACTTTTTAATCATATACCTTTCACAGAGTGCCTGTTATTACCTCCAGACTGAGAAATAAGTTTCTGATCTGATCAAGATTTGCTCTTTCCAATTTCATCGGAGAATTGGCATTGACTGTCATATGGTCCTGGGGGTATAGTGAGCTGCTATTTTCTATTATGCAAACGGTTTCTCGCCTTAATTGGTCAAGAGTGGAGCTGGGAATGGCTGCCTCCTATGCCTTGGTTGAATATACGGGCCCGGATCGAgccgatcccaacaaggtgtTGGATCACCTGCCCCACACAATACAAAAGCCCCGCACATGATACAGccgttggttggttggttgatatcatttaccctgacccctcgctcgaaagcgatatgcaggctacctcgactatatatatccgcgcGTACGTACATGTAGTGTGTTCCGCTTCCTGAAAACGAACTTAGAGCCTCGTCAAGGCCTGCCGTGGCCTAACTGCCGTTCCCATTGTTAGGCTGCCCTCGTGGCGCGCGACTCCAAAACCGCTGTGACGCCTCGGCGAAGTCCAAAACGGCCTTGACCGTCTTTGCCCTTGAGACGGTGTCTGGTTTACCTTTCTTACCTACGGTCGAGCCTCCCAGTAGACTCGAGACGCTACTGAGCGCGTCCCCTACTTCCCTCCGTAGCTCTCTTCGAATGTCCCTCAGATCTGGACAATCCACCAGCACATGGGTGACAGTTTCTTGTGCGCCGCACACGCACCGGTCGTCGTCGCGGAAGCGAAAGGCTTTCGCGTAGGTAGATAACCAACTGTGGCCTGTGCGTAGCTGTGTTAATAAGTACGCTCGGTTCCTGGGCAGGCTCCCATATAGCCTCCTCGTGTGAGTTGCTGGTAGGGTGCTGTCGATCTTTCGTAGGTGACCACCTTTGTTGGATGACCTCCATTCCTGCTCCCACTGATTAAGGATATTGCCGTGGAGGCGCGCGCTCTCCCTCGAGAGTAGTGGGCGGAAGGGGTGCGTCTTGCCTGGGCGTGCAGCATCCTTGGCCTGTTGATCTGCAGCGTCATTTCCAGGGTTATCGCAGTGCCCTGGCACCCATTGAAGGCGCAACGCGATTCCTTTTGTTTGGAcctctgtggcagcctggaGGATCGCATGGATGATCCGCTGTCCAGATTTGATCGTCGGATTTTGAGTCGCCTGCAAGGCTGATCGGCTGTCGCACAGTATTGTCGCTGTTCTCCGTCTCCTTTCTAAGCTTTCTGAGGGCTGATGGGCAACTTTAAACACTGTGCTGATAGCGTAGAAGATGCCAATAAGCTCCGCTACATGAACCGACCAGCGGTCCATTGGTCCTACTTGAATCTGTTGAGATTCGACAGTCTCCAAGTTGCTGTCGAGTGCCACAACGGCAGCGCCTAGGTGACCCTCGCGTCCAGAGGCATCTGAGTAGACAACAATATCCGATGTGGACCGTGTAGTTTCAGCTCGCTCCACGGCCGTTTCTCGGTCCGATCCAACCTCAATCTCCGCGAAGGGTTCAGCTCGCCACGGTGGCAGTGGACTTGGGTCAATCGTTTCTAGTTCATCCAATCTTTGTAAGTCCATAGTCTTTAGAGCTTCCGCCAGTGGGAACCGAGCGTAGTTTCCAATGTTGTTCCTTCGTCTCTGAGCTCGGAGGAGCGCACCCCAAATAGGGTGAATACGAGGTAGAGTGTGGAGTCTCGCGATGGTATATTGTgctcggcggcggaggcggaggtgtgtTGGAAGGACATGTGCTTCCACTTCTAGAGTGGCGGACGCTACTGTCCTGAACGCCGACAGGATACGAACCAGAGGGGCCCTTTGCACTGTGTTTAGGTGGCGCAGGTGGGTTTTATCACGTAGAGGGTCATGCCAGACCGTTGACGCATAGTCTACCACTGGTGTGACGCACGCTTGGTAAATTTGTCGCATCTGTTCTGGGCGTAGATGTCGCAGTCCGGCCAGAGCAATGGTTACCTTGGTGGCACGTTTGATGGCTTGCTGGACATGCTCTTTCCACCGCAACTCATGGTCGAAGATCACACCCAGTAGCTTCGCCGTGGGTGATGGTTTGACAGTTTTCCCGTTTATGACTACTTGCCCTTGTAGTTgctcgcttcttctcctggtgaTATGGATAAGCTCGGTCTTCTCAGCTGCGAAGCAGGAGCCAGTCTGTTGCGC from Aspergillus chevalieri M1 DNA, chromosome 1, nearly complete sequence includes the following:
- a CDS encoding DUF4470 domain-containing protein (COG:S;~EggNog:ENOG410PFEH;~InterPro:IPR027974;~PFAM:PF14737), whose amino-acid sequence is MMVTPTHLLTDTFFYAIGNTPAVNLTSSVPPDQDADILLLGCGDVRNILFSIYMGMGNGRRIDFTCCDIQPEIIARNIILFTLILDDTGGDNVERIWNIYYHVIVDDASLNTLRKQASKLLKEAATATEWNKTRYGAILRFCDSYTFSQVLKLWKFYALQPSHGQSFKKQQEKLRNSTKKANEIQRDIVGDKLVYTGLLSAAPQMNFVAMKDVANSYKTFWRTGSSKLNQARTRANRNPMFGTTDSRHILHYGTDPVIGYHLSTAYAELSEDSPLKTDASKAKKMGTCFSMAFEQFRAFTKALRKSASYLTLRFVITDAMALCHTFQHMQIHESSNSAGWYRSFRTWQPLVLDNRDYFAEGTNTVAPLSFDVIDTSNLMDHLGCLNLLTAAGALLKQIPTSTLSTEVLVPREVNMDEFKKNLLFGDIPTVALLLSLNPVENWTGATSRAGSPTRQSQFILHWKSTAIYDKETANPSLSFESKELAGFLFQVYKRMFSNENPTGWLSGIQDRLQRQAYAHYTRSSFVAILSLIRRRNMVVWDDFMRELYNLILNDPSIKFGASYVAEMIAYLDVLGLRPMPDTELPSRLAVNSPQCPLQHWEHVPSSLCVTMIIPREKLRLFERASSKGGPVVQMVLRDMEMDVQSFYLNIQAGFGHLRVLGERYSEDLALEIEEDRRNWDGTAPMIVSAVVPSWVVLQKVDLSTEVIFALNQSLYSFAAFGNKLGLELAISKSTLASEDVYITKNRPNMSTHVSFSGISSSPSVEDVKHFSTTSSESDKEETQTQFHARLTTDQSKLESIMAHIDILPGQLQNVLQSGAGVKAIQSSLFEVSISFDTGTLIKKVQFPTPISMNGSKTLVAQKPSYVEFIAPVPPQKEISDRPDSLYPMVHGRTFVELRTPHYVSLDRLPILSRMNAAGMSWLLPHLSSMFSLSGHDTQETQVKSGSKSGDVRVNFKDSLLALFSCSTGMNGVRRHDVLALNSPEEGGVHMLIFVSSLRLDMSCQHVVLDVAVLPLSLDTIPKMVPLLNTVKQRGFLSITVDKSELLQWKHALPAMVERCRDWNHKPSCEYLTSGKIPVSVEFGQQPLCSCGKGRFPRSYKTALPGIWKEMSKHAVRAAIAPVFPYPSLSTNSSSTNQMNRVRGKFQGLLMALLKRLRR